The following coding sequences lie in one Rutidosis leptorrhynchoides isolate AG116_Rl617_1_P2 chromosome 4, CSIRO_AGI_Rlap_v1, whole genome shotgun sequence genomic window:
- the LOC139841398 gene encoding uncharacterized protein, translating into MAPPSPFDVNGRHYERGYYLGDGIYPDWAMLVKAPHNSIDEPRKKFKRFQESARKDIERAFGVLHGRFSMLKTPARSKDFNKIRRHMYACIVLHNMIQENNGFAIGRREERMIERNPPRRLQQDLRDRDARVKEIRDKQVHQQLEADLTEHIWNLSPYFRSANNNE; encoded by the coding sequence ATGGCTCCACCTTCACCATTTGATGTCAACGGGCGTCACTACGAAAGAGGGTATTACCTAGGCGATGGTATATACCCAGATTGGGCCATGTTGGTAAAAGCGCCTCATAATTCAATTGACGAACCACGTAAAAAATTTAAACGTTTTCAAGAAAGTGCAAGGAAAGATATTGAGCGTGCATTTGGAGTATTACATGGTAGATTTTCAATGTTAAAGACTCCGGCGAGATCTAAAGacttcaacaaaattagaagacatatGTATGCTTGTATTGTATTACATAACATGATTCAAGAAAATAACGGTTTTGCTATTGGAAGGAGAGAAGAAAGAATGATAGAAAGGAACCCACCACGAAGGTTGCAACAGGATTTGAGGGATCGAGATGCAAGGGTTAAGGAAATAAGAGACAAGCAAGTTCACCAACAGTTAGAGGCAGATTTAACCGAGCACATTTGGAACTTATCACCTTACTTTCGGTCcgctaataataatgagtaa
- the LOC139843292 gene encoding photosystem II reaction center W protein, chloroplastic-like — protein MASICASISTAPPSFSLVQKPSITCGSPVIGLPSMSKMGKVRCSMEVKPAVTSENIAPKLRMGAPSLMAAAVAATMSSPAAMALVDERMSTEGTGLPFGLSNNLLGWILFGVFGLIWTLYFVYTGSLEEDEESGLSL, from the exons ATGGCATCCATTTGTGCTTCCATTTCTACCGCCCCACCATCATTTTCTTTGGTGCAAAAGCCTTCGATTACATGCGGTTCTCCGGTTATCG GATTGCCATCAATGAGCAAGATGGGAAAAGTGAGGTGTTCGATGGAAGTTAAGCCCGCAGTCACATCAGAGAACATTGCACCCAAGTTGAGGATGGGTGCACCATCTTTGATGGCTGCAGCTGTAGCTGCAACTATGTCGAGCCCGGCAGCCATGGCTCTAGTGGACGAGAGAATGAGCACAGAAGGAACTGGGCTACCTTTTGGTCTAAGCAACAATCTTCTTGGATGGATCCTTTTTGGTGTCTTTGGTTTAATTTGGACCCTTTACTTTGTCTACACCGGTAgccttgaagaggatgaagagtccGGTTTATCGCTTTAG
- the LOC139839938 gene encoding pollen allergen Sal k 5.0101-like: MANYVDVLALLFIISSIVGPVTCRGDSTTTSSSSMASDGESFNIQGKVYCDPCRIQFPIKISYPVPSTKVILRCRNRESGVETVKMEGMSDANGMYSLTAKGDHEEEICEVRVTESPDAKCPEIMDDESSARVSLTDKNGVRGKSRMANPIGFMVKDIDPRCKEILAEIGITGI; this comes from the exons atggctAATTACGTCGATGTGTTAGCCCTCTTATTCATTATTTCTTCCATCGTGGGCCCAGTCACTTGTCGTGGGGACTCCACGACCACCTCCTCATCATCTATGGCAT cagatGGAGAATCATTCAACATACAAGGAAAAGTCTATTGCGATCCTTGTCGGATTCAATTCCCTATCAAAATTAGCTACCCCGTTCCCAGCACTAAAGTCATCCTTCGTTGTCGTAATCGTGAATCAGGCGTTGAAACGGTTAAAATGGAGGGCATGAGTGATGCTAACGGTATGTATAGCCTCACGGCTAAGGGTGATCATGAAGAGGAAATATGTGAAGTTCGGGTTACAGAAAGCCCGGATGCTAAATGCCCGGAGATTATGGATGATGAAAGTAGTGCGCGTGTTTCATTGACCGATAAAAATGGAGTTAGAGGTAAATCTCGAATGGCAAATCCAATTGGATTCATGGTAAAGGACATTGATCCTCGCTGCAAGGAGATTCTTGCAGAGATTGGTATCACGGGAATTTAA